In Populus alba chromosome 1, ASM523922v2, whole genome shotgun sequence, a single window of DNA contains:
- the LOC118046185 gene encoding pyridoxal 5'-phosphate synthase-like subunit PDX1.2 encodes MADDGAVTLYNNSALTDAKKNPFSIKAGLAQMLRGGAILEVSSVQQAKIAEEAGACSIMVSEPGLRQGIRRMPDPSLIKEIKRAVSIPLMARARVGHFVEAQILEAIGVDYIDESELLALADEDNFINKHNFRCPFICGCRNLGEALRRVREGAAMIRTQGEILGQGNVAETVKNVRNVMKEVRVLNNMDEDEVFAFAKKIAAPYDLVAQIKQMGRLPVVQFAAGGIVTPADAALMMQLGCDGIFVGSEVFDSADPYKRVRGIVQAVRHYNDPHVLVESSCGLEDSMAELNLSEDRIEQFGRGGE; translated from the coding sequence ATGGCTGACGATGGAGCTGTGACTCTCTACAATAACAGCGCCCTAACAGATGCCAAGAAGAACCCTTTTTCCATCAAGGCTGGTTTAGCTCAAATGCTTCGTGGCGGGGCCATTCTCGAGGTCTCCAGCGTGCAGCAAGCAAAGATTGCAGAAGAAGCTGGTGCTTGTTCTATCATGGTTTCAGAGCCAGGGCTACGCCAAGGAATTCGGCGAATGCCTGACCCATCTCTTATCAAGGAGATAAAACGGGCGGTTTCGATTCCTCTAATGGCTCGTGCTCGTGTTGGCCATTTTGTTGAGGCACAGATACTGGAAGCTATTGGAGTTGATTATATTGATGAGAGTGAGTTGCTTGCCCTAGCAGATGAGGATAATTTTATCAACAAGCATAACTTTAGGTGCCCATTTATTTGTGGGTGTCGAAATCTGGGTGAAGCGTTAAGGAGAGTGAGAGAAGGTGCGGCGATGATAAGGACACAAGGGGAGATTTTAGGCCAAGGTAATGTTGCTGAGACAGTGAAGAATGTGAGAAATGTTATGAAGGAGGTGAGGGTTTTGAACAATATGGATGAGGACGAGGTTTTTGCGTTTGCGAAAAAGATTGCCGCGCCTTATGATCTTGTAGCGCAGATTAAGCAGATGGGTAGGTTGCCTGTTGTGCAGTTTGCTGCAGGAGGTATTGTGACGCCTGCTGATGCGGCACTAATGATGCAATTGGGATGTGATGGGATTTTTGTGGGAAGCGAGGTTTTTGACTCTGCTGATCCGTACAAGAGAGTGAGGGGCATAGTGCAGGCCGTTAGGCATTATAATGATCCTCATGTTTTGGTTGAGAGCAGCTGTGGGTTGGAGGATTCAATGGCAGAACTTAATCTTAGCGAGGACAGGATTGAACAGTTTGGTCGTGGTGGAGAGTAG